A genome region from Paludibacterium sp. B53371 includes the following:
- a CDS encoding Rossmann-like and DUF2520 domain-containing protein, which translates to MQTTLAIFGAGRLGQSWGRLAQLSGQYRIGSVCCRSLAAAQRAVDFIGAGTPCTLAQLPPLAQLNLLACADDTLPALATQMATLPRPDMAVAFHASGVLEPTVLTALADSGLAVGSLHPAFSFADPSRAVTSFAGTLCALQGEAGADAALRAFAAAIGGQAFDLPPGAKAAYHASLSIASNYLVTLTGLARSVAEQAGLPPALAGQLLAPLMHQSLDNALQLGAQQALTGPIMRGDVATVAAHLQALAASPDSLALYKALGHATLPLTRLPADRLAALHTLLA; encoded by the coding sequence ATGCAAACCACTCTGGCGATATTTGGCGCCGGTCGGCTGGGGCAAAGTTGGGGACGTCTGGCGCAGCTCAGCGGACAATACCGCATCGGCAGCGTGTGCTGTCGCAGCCTGGCCGCCGCGCAGCGTGCGGTGGATTTCATCGGCGCCGGCACCCCCTGCACCCTGGCGCAGCTGCCGCCGCTGGCCCAGCTCAACTTGCTGGCCTGCGCGGATGACACCCTGCCCGCGCTGGCGACCCAGATGGCAACGTTGCCCAGGCCGGACATGGCCGTGGCCTTTCATGCCAGCGGCGTGCTGGAACCGACGGTGTTGACCGCACTGGCCGACAGCGGGCTGGCCGTAGGCAGTCTGCACCCGGCGTTTTCCTTTGCCGATCCAAGCCGGGCCGTCACGTCCTTTGCCGGTACCCTGTGCGCGCTGCAGGGCGAGGCGGGCGCCGACGCCGCCTTGCGTGCCTTTGCCGCCGCCATCGGCGGCCAGGCGTTTGACCTGCCGCCGGGCGCCAAGGCGGCCTACCATGCCAGCCTGTCGATCGCCTCCAATTATCTGGTCACGCTGACCGGGCTGGCACGCTCGGTGGCCGAACAGGCCGGGCTGCCCCCGGCGCTGGCCGGACAGTTGCTGGCACCGCTGATGCACCAGTCGCTGGACAATGCCTTGCAACTGGGGGCGCAGCAGGCCCTGACCGGCCCCATCATGCGCGGCGATGTGGCGACAGTCGCCGCCCATCTGCAGGCCCTGGCAGCGAGCCCGGATTCGCTCGCCCTGTATAAAGCACTGGGCCATGCCACCTTGCCCCTGACCCGCCTGCCCGCCGACCGGCTGGCGGCATTGCACACGCTGCTGGCTTAG
- the rpmF gene encoding 50S ribosomal protein L32: MAVQQNKKSPSKRNMHRAHDFLTAPSLAKDTATGEVHLRHHISPNGMYRGRKVLKAKGE; this comes from the coding sequence ATGGCTGTTCAACAGAACAAGAAGTCCCCGTCCAAGCGCAACATGCACCGCGCGCATGATTTTCTGACCGCGCCGAGCCTGGCCAAGGACACCGCTACCGGTGAAGTTCACCTGCGCCACCACATCAGCCCGAACGGCATGTACCGTGGTCGCAAGGTCCTGAAGGCCAAGGGCGAGTAA
- a CDS encoding response regulator transcription factor, translating to MCSPSPSSAVVPARLLNGRKLRVALLDDHPVVLEGLRFMLSARQDMQLVAACQTPAELSAVLKAEACDVLVCDFHLPQAETDGARLLSRLRRDYPDLLLVVCSGDRSAAAVNATCQAGANGFWSKQQSLDGMPAFFHALQQDRRQFLLAQDGHWQCLPAPLAGGELSPAEQEVLRLLAHGLSVVQVAERLHRSKQTVSTHKHNAMRKLQLGDELSLALYLREQYSRSWSRTSTNPPR from the coding sequence ATGTGCTCTCCTTCGCCTTCCAGTGCTGTGGTACCGGCTCGTTTGTTGAATGGTCGCAAGTTGCGCGTGGCGCTGCTGGACGATCACCCGGTGGTGCTGGAGGGGCTGCGCTTCATGCTGTCGGCCCGACAGGACATGCAGCTGGTGGCCGCCTGTCAGACCCCGGCCGAGTTGTCGGCGGTACTGAAGGCTGAGGCTTGCGATGTGCTGGTGTGTGATTTTCATTTGCCGCAGGCCGAGACAGATGGGGCTCGGTTGTTGTCGCGTTTGCGGCGTGATTATCCCGATTTGCTGCTGGTGGTTTGCAGCGGTGATCGTTCGGCGGCGGCCGTGAATGCCACTTGCCAGGCGGGCGCCAATGGATTTTGGAGCAAGCAGCAGTCGCTGGATGGGATGCCGGCTTTCTTTCATGCCTTGCAGCAGGATCGTCGCCAGTTCTTGCTGGCCCAGGACGGGCACTGGCAATGCCTGCCGGCCCCGCTTGCGGGCGGTGAGTTGTCGCCGGCCGAGCAAGAAGTGCTGCGCCTGCTGGCACATGGCCTGTCAGTCGTGCAGGTGGCCGAGCGGCTGCATCGCAGCAAGCAGACCGTCAGCACGCACAAGCATAACGCGATGCGCAAGTTGCAGCTGGGTGACGAATTGAGCCTGGCGCTGTATTTGCGCGAACAGTATTCCCGCAGTTGGTCTCGTACCAGTACGAATCCACCGCGGTAA
- a CDS encoding fimbria/pilus chaperone family protein produces the protein MKKVSLLSALVWLASASMAQATGMVPDSSVVLVNVADGEGTITVKNTDDRPRLLYTSMYDLPEDNAHLLVVTPPVARVEAGQSQLVRFIVDSKEPIATERMKRVVFEGIPEAEKGKNQVSITLRQDLPVVIHPANLPRKNDPWTLLQWTRDGDKLVVTNPSPYVVRMTQLLQLLPGKQTLDLPKPYVLPGATLTIDASKVKDALGSTTQLRISPASLYGYAVDSYDAPLLSKPAAVAPAASAPAAVQKAG, from the coding sequence ATGAAAAAAGTATCTCTGCTGAGCGCGCTGGTCTGGCTGGCCAGTGCATCGATGGCCCAGGCAACCGGCATGGTGCCGGACAGTTCGGTGGTGCTGGTGAATGTGGCCGATGGCGAAGGCACCATCACGGTGAAGAACACCGATGACCGCCCGCGCCTGCTGTATACCTCGATGTATGACCTGCCGGAAGACAACGCTCATCTGCTGGTGGTGACCCCGCCGGTGGCCCGGGTGGAAGCCGGCCAGTCGCAGCTGGTGCGCTTCATTGTTGACAGCAAGGAACCGATTGCCACCGAGCGCATGAAGCGCGTGGTGTTTGAAGGGATTCCGGAAGCGGAAAAGGGCAAGAACCAGGTGAGCATTACGCTGCGTCAGGATTTGCCGGTGGTGATTCACCCGGCCAACCTGCCGCGCAAGAACGACCCGTGGACCTTGCTGCAGTGGACGCGCGATGGCGACAAGCTGGTGGTGACCAACCCGAGCCCGTATGTGGTACGCATGACCCAGCTGCTGCAGTTGCTGCCGGGCAAGCAGACGCTGGATTTGCCCAAGCCCTATGTGCTGCCGGGGGCGACGCTGACCATTGATGCCAGCAAGGTCAAGGACGCGCTGGGCAGTACCACCCAGCTGCGTATTTCGCCGGCCAGCCTGTATGGCTATGCGGTGGACTCCTATGATGCGCCGCTGTTGAGCAAGCCCGCCGCCGTTGCCCCGGCTGCCTCTGCTCCTGCCGCTGTACAAAAAGCCGGCTGA
- a CDS encoding nucleoside triphosphate pyrophosphatase, producing the protein MQLVLASTSVFRREILSRLGLPFIAAAPHCDETPLPGESAPDTACRLARIKAQSLAGAYPDALIIGSDQVALLDGQQIGKPQDQEHAVRMLLNQQGRTTVFHTALALYDSASGKLQEHVDLTRVTLRPLNEAQIRHYLAQEPDALYCAGAAKSEGLGGALIERIESTDPNALIGLPLFALVSMLEQAGLPILA; encoded by the coding sequence ATGCAACTCGTCCTCGCCTCCACCTCCGTCTTCCGCCGCGAGATTCTGTCGCGTCTGGGCCTGCCCTTCATCGCGGCAGCCCCCCACTGCGACGAAACCCCGCTGCCGGGCGAAAGCGCCCCCGACACTGCCTGCCGCCTGGCGCGCATCAAGGCCCAATCACTGGCCGGCGCCTACCCCGACGCACTGATCATCGGCTCCGACCAGGTCGCCCTGCTCGACGGCCAGCAAATCGGCAAACCACAAGACCAGGAACACGCCGTGCGCATGCTGCTCAACCAGCAGGGGCGCACCACCGTGTTTCATACCGCACTGGCTCTCTATGACAGCGCCAGCGGCAAGCTGCAGGAACACGTCGACCTCACCCGCGTCACCCTGCGCCCGCTGAACGAGGCACAGATCCGCCACTACCTGGCGCAGGAGCCCGACGCCCTGTACTGCGCCGGCGCGGCCAAGAGCGAAGGCCTGGGCGGTGCGCTGATCGAGCGCATCGAATCCACCGACCCCAACGCCCTGATCGGCCTGCCGCTGTTCGCCCTGGTCAGCATGCTGGAACAGGCTGGCTTGCCCATCCTGGCCTGA
- a CDS encoding YceD family protein, protein MSNPILIDPLKHAYDGRRIAGKLPVNQLDERVLSELASTAGEVSWTLTGFVDDNRRPSLRIELAVALSVPCGRCLQPFAVNLVADSVITLFTSEEKLEEAVEADEELDAIMAEPELDVKALIEDEIIMGLPLSPLHDDCGTEHLERAKADKPNPFAVLAALKGRKSE, encoded by the coding sequence ATGTCTAACCCGATTTTGATCGATCCGCTGAAGCATGCCTATGACGGGCGGCGCATTGCCGGCAAGTTGCCGGTAAATCAGCTTGATGAACGCGTGCTGTCGGAGCTTGCCTCGACTGCCGGCGAAGTGTCCTGGACGCTGACCGGCTTTGTCGACGATAATCGCCGTCCCTCGCTGCGCATCGAGCTGGCCGTGGCTCTGTCGGTGCCCTGCGGTCGTTGCTTGCAGCCCTTTGCGGTGAACCTGGTGGCCGATTCGGTCATCACGCTGTTTACCTCGGAGGAAAAGCTGGAAGAAGCCGTCGAAGCCGACGAGGAACTCGATGCCATCATGGCCGAGCCCGAGCTGGATGTGAAGGCGCTGATCGAAGACGAAATCATCATGGGCTTGCCGTTGTCGCCACTTCATGACGACTGCGGGACGGAACATCTGGAACGTGCCAAGGCTGACAAGCCCAACCCGTTCGCGGTGTTGGCGGCTTTGAAGGGCCGCAAGTCCGAATGA
- a CDS encoding BLUF domain-containing protein, producing MIRLIYSGSVATEPDPQRLAAFLADSRRRNQRDGITGVLVLMGQEFLQVIEGPEEDVDRYYRQVFQDTSRYKLLLLARQEIETPIFTGWSLGLVKCDETPNDPLPGDVSMMEIEQIDPADPCALRTLRVIREFIDGKWRVRFPSSQKPTIMQRTRGF from the coding sequence GTGATTCGTCTGATTTACAGTGGCTCGGTCGCCACCGAACCCGATCCCCAGCGCCTGGCGGCCTTCCTGGCCGACAGCCGCCGCCGTAACCAGCGTGATGGCATCACGGGTGTCCTGGTCCTGATGGGGCAGGAGTTCCTGCAGGTCATCGAGGGGCCGGAGGAGGACGTCGACCGCTACTACCGCCAGGTCTTTCAGGACACCAGCCGCTATAAACTGCTGTTGCTGGCACGTCAGGAAATCGAGACTCCGATCTTCACCGGCTGGAGCCTCGGTCTGGTCAAGTGTGATGAAACACCGAACGACCCGCTGCCCGGGGATGTGTCCATGATGGAAATTGAGCAGATTGACCCGGCCGACCCCTGTGCCCTGCGCACCCTGCGCGTCATTCGGGAATTCATCGATGGCAAATGGCGCGTGCGTTTTCCCTCCAGCCAGAAACCCACCATCATGCAGCGCACACGCGGATTCTGA
- a CDS encoding SAM-dependent methyltransferase codes for MATLFLIPAPLGEADTPWLPEPERARLTHLRHFVVEAEKTARKHLKALGISTPIRELTMHTLNEHTPAQDIAALLDPLLAGHDVGLISEAGCPAVADPGAQLVALAHEKGLSVMPLIGPSSILLALMASGANGQRFAFHGYLPVDAGERAQTLKKLEQRSRDNDETQLFIETPYRNDAMLEHLLSTLSPTTRVAVACDLTLPGQTIVSRLVRDWPKEKPALHKRPAIFLLHAQR; via the coding sequence ATGGCCACCCTGTTTCTCATTCCCGCTCCGCTGGGCGAAGCCGACACCCCCTGGCTGCCCGAGCCGGAACGCGCCCGCCTCACCCACCTGCGCCACTTCGTGGTCGAAGCAGAAAAAACCGCCCGCAAACACCTCAAGGCACTGGGCATCAGCACCCCGATCCGCGAACTGACCATGCACACCCTCAACGAGCACACCCCGGCACAAGACATCGCCGCCCTGCTCGACCCCCTGCTGGCCGGCCACGACGTCGGCCTGATCTCCGAAGCCGGCTGCCCGGCGGTCGCCGACCCCGGCGCCCAGCTGGTCGCACTGGCGCACGAAAAAGGCCTCAGCGTCATGCCGCTGATCGGCCCCTCGTCCATCCTGCTGGCCCTGATGGCCAGCGGCGCCAACGGCCAGCGCTTCGCCTTCCACGGCTACCTGCCGGTCGACGCCGGCGAACGCGCCCAAACCCTGAAAAAGCTGGAACAACGCTCGCGCGACAACGACGAAACCCAGCTCTTCATCGAAACCCCCTACCGCAACGACGCCATGCTGGAACACCTGCTGAGCACCCTCTCGCCGACCACCCGCGTCGCCGTCGCCTGCGACCTGACCCTGCCGGGCCAGACCATCGTCAGCCGGCTAGTACGCGACTGGCCAAAAGAAAAGCCGGCGCTGCACAAGCGACCGGCCATCTTCCTGCTGCATGCCCAGCGATAA
- a CDS encoding BLUF domain-containing protein, with translation MIRLIFSGSLPILPSAPQLRAFVSDSQSRNRRHGIHGAMILMQRDFMQVIEGPQETVDQMYDQLSQSSHRYGLVLVSRQENVRPLFPDWHLGLIQPPPFGTEPDPREHAAYLMLQKAEGADADQRDTLKTMREFIRGQWHRNQIDNDQPIVLRRQRKVF, from the coding sequence GTGATTCGTCTCATCTTCAGTGGCTCCCTGCCCATTCTGCCCAGCGCACCGCAACTGCGCGCCTTTGTCAGCGACAGTCAGTCGCGCAACCGGCGCCATGGCATTCACGGCGCCATGATCCTGATGCAGCGCGACTTTATGCAGGTGATCGAGGGGCCGCAGGAGACGGTGGATCAGATGTATGACCAGCTCAGCCAGAGCAGCCATCGCTATGGTCTGGTGCTGGTCTCGCGCCAGGAGAATGTGCGGCCGCTGTTTCCCGACTGGCATCTCGGTCTGATCCAGCCCCCGCCGTTCGGCACCGAACCCGACCCGCGCGAGCACGCGGCCTATCTGATGCTGCAAAAAGCCGAGGGCGCCGATGCCGATCAGCGCGACACACTGAAGACCATGCGCGAATTCATTCGCGGCCAATGGCACCGCAACCAGATCGACAACGACCAGCCCATCGTGCTGCGGCGCCAGCGCAAGGTGTTCTGA
- a CDS encoding DUF1120 domain-containing protein, protein MKLNLICALLALGVGVAAHADEFKINGTVKTGSCTPTFENGGNFSIGRVSTAALTGTDVSNGYTYTTLSEVSHTLSLHCGSAAKVGLNFADTKASSQIFTSKAEFGLGMDGTTKIGAYEIIPINSANVKVTIGGVPKSAVWTASTDSGVTWGRPRSGMMVFGEASEYWGIVDSVAPDWNPSSTTDMVFDLKVKPYINNAVATLGHDINLNGQATISLHYF, encoded by the coding sequence ATGAAACTGAATCTGATTTGCGCCCTGCTGGCGCTGGGTGTCGGGGTTGCAGCCCATGCCGATGAATTCAAGATTAACGGAACGGTCAAGACCGGTTCCTGCACGCCGACTTTTGAAAATGGTGGCAATTTTTCGATTGGCCGGGTCTCGACTGCCGCGCTGACTGGCACCGATGTGTCGAACGGCTATACCTATACCACTCTGTCTGAGGTTTCTCATACGTTGAGTCTCCATTGTGGCTCCGCAGCCAAGGTCGGGCTGAATTTTGCGGACACCAAGGCTTCAAGTCAGATCTTTACCAGCAAGGCTGAGTTTGGTCTGGGTATGGATGGCACCACCAAGATTGGCGCCTATGAAATTATTCCTATTAACTCCGCCAATGTGAAAGTGACGATCGGCGGTGTCCCCAAATCTGCTGTATGGACCGCGAGTACCGACAGTGGTGTTACCTGGGGACGGCCGCGTTCCGGCATGATGGTCTTTGGGGAGGCCTCCGAGTACTGGGGCATTGTCGATTCGGTTGCTCCGGATTGGAACCCGTCGTCGACGACAGACATGGTGTTTGATCTGAAGGTGAAACCCTATATCAACAATGCGGTTGCCACGCTGGGGCACGATATCAATCTGAATGGTCAGGCAACGATCAGCCTGCATTATTTCTGA
- a CDS encoding plastocyanin/azurin family copper-binding protein: MPLLTSPRVLLLSTLLCTAPLALAHPAGQTDFGHPAKAAQATRTIRVEANDQMQLRFSQRDIRQGDVVRFIVTNHGKARHEFGIADPAAQKQHAAEMRAMPDMMHDEPNVISLNPGETKSLTWSFSKLKSHDIVFACNLPGHAEAGMKQTIHIP; encoded by the coding sequence ATGCCCCTGCTGACCTCCCCGCGCGTCCTGCTGCTGAGCACGCTGCTGTGTACCGCCCCGCTGGCCCTGGCGCACCCCGCCGGCCAGACCGACTTCGGCCACCCGGCCAAAGCGGCCCAGGCCACCCGCACCATCCGCGTCGAGGCCAATGATCAAATGCAGCTGCGCTTCAGCCAGCGGGATATTCGTCAGGGCGATGTGGTGCGTTTCATCGTCACCAACCATGGCAAGGCCAGGCATGAATTCGGCATCGCCGACCCCGCCGCACAAAAACAACATGCTGCCGAAATGCGCGCCATGCCGGACATGATGCATGACGAGCCAAACGTCATCAGCCTGAATCCGGGCGAAACCAAATCCCTGACCTGGTCGTTCAGCAAACTGAAAAGCCATGACATCGTGTTCGCCTGCAACCTCCCCGGCCATGCCGAAGCCGGCATGAAACAAACCATCCACATCCCCTGA
- a CDS encoding fimbria/pilus outer membrane usher protein: MTAQACLLVTLLGYGPHASADSAVVQPVASAPVGQPQAAAGSAKPAEPAAPAATNFDVDMLKQRGLDPALAKYFQQAPRFPAGVTQVSLKLNDVLRGSISARFDDQGNLCVDRSFLQRAGLVVPKALDSDKPVAGCHDYRQDYPQTVIRLLPGSASVEMYVPDEAVVHGDTSGVNVTSGGTAALLNYSLFSMHSSSGTQTQGNTQMGFNLADWIFRSNQTFTSGDKGTHWNSLVGYAQKTLTAEKSVMQIGSIAPQGTIPLSTLYGVQFYPEAALSKRNGSGAFVQGIAHSQAKVEVSQNGSLIYSTLVSPGPFTLDNLPILNGNSDLSVKVTESGGEVTSFTVPPALYLPAQLAPTVGFSAALGKVQGNDGGRDAPWVLSASNGWALGRKAVLEAGSLLSSSYQAASSTLHLAPSEQVSSTFSLIGSHAKQGGNGASLQSSVSVRASDKFSLSMSAARQTANYQELSDTLGNLQEDDPSTRTKASYTASLGFNDERWGAYNFGYSTSQSFAGKRNSHLFGSWGVSFKTWSASLSYDHLIGSNDGQTPRDQLYLNVIVPTDLGTVSAYGNNNRGGDVAGLRFNGKGSDRFGYGVSAEQDLQGHTTRWSADSYLTTTYTHLGAHYSQSGSGQATSSWDMSGAAVASADGVTLSPYQVRDTFGIVQVGDVSGVKVDTPSGPVWTDYRGRAVIADMPAYSESRIELETKTLPRNVDINNGVERLKAGHGSVNQVKFDVARTRRILFHITMPDGSPAQKGAAVMNAKGDYVATVASMGIAMVSDPPADGGLAIAVNDVKQCSLKYELPAASTEKFYESIDATCVK, translated from the coding sequence TTGACTGCCCAAGCCTGTCTGCTGGTGACGTTGCTGGGGTATGGGCCCCATGCCAGCGCTGACAGTGCGGTGGTGCAGCCTGTTGCATCAGCGCCGGTGGGCCAACCCCAGGCGGCGGCAGGTTCGGCGAAACCGGCCGAGCCCGCTGCCCCGGCTGCGACCAATTTTGATGTGGACATGCTCAAGCAGCGCGGGCTGGACCCGGCGCTGGCCAAGTATTTTCAGCAGGCGCCGCGTTTCCCGGCTGGCGTGACTCAGGTGTCGCTGAAGCTGAATGATGTGCTGCGCGGCTCGATTTCGGCGCGCTTCGATGACCAGGGCAATTTGTGTGTGGACCGTTCGTTTTTGCAGCGAGCCGGTCTGGTGGTGCCAAAGGCACTGGATTCGGACAAGCCGGTGGCCGGGTGCCATGATTATCGTCAGGATTACCCGCAGACGGTGATTCGTCTGCTGCCGGGCAGTGCCTCGGTGGAGATGTATGTGCCGGATGAGGCCGTGGTGCATGGCGATACCTCCGGGGTGAATGTCACTTCAGGCGGTACAGCAGCTTTGCTGAATTACTCGCTGTTTTCCATGCATAGTTCTTCCGGAACGCAGACCCAGGGCAATACGCAAATGGGCTTCAATCTGGCTGACTGGATTTTTCGCAGTAACCAGACGTTTACCTCGGGTGACAAGGGGACGCACTGGAACAGCCTGGTTGGCTATGCGCAGAAAACCCTGACCGCCGAGAAGTCGGTGATGCAGATCGGCTCGATTGCGCCTCAGGGCACGATTCCGCTGTCTACGCTGTATGGGGTGCAGTTTTATCCGGAAGCGGCGCTGAGCAAGCGCAATGGCAGTGGTGCCTTTGTGCAGGGGATTGCCCATTCACAGGCCAAGGTGGAGGTGAGCCAGAACGGTTCGCTGATCTATTCAACCCTGGTCTCACCGGGGCCGTTTACGCTCGATAATTTGCCGATTCTCAATGGCAATAGCGATTTGAGTGTCAAGGTGACGGAGAGTGGTGGCGAGGTGACCAGCTTTACCGTGCCGCCAGCGCTGTATCTGCCGGCGCAGCTGGCGCCCACGGTCGGGTTTTCTGCCGCGCTGGGCAAGGTGCAGGGCAATGATGGCGGCCGTGATGCCCCCTGGGTCTTGTCGGCCAGCAATGGCTGGGCGCTGGGGCGCAAGGCGGTGCTGGAGGCAGGGTCGCTGCTGTCGTCGTCTTACCAGGCGGCGTCGTCTACGCTGCATCTGGCCCCCAGTGAGCAGGTGTCGAGTACGTTTTCTCTGATTGGTTCGCATGCCAAACAGGGCGGCAATGGGGCCAGCCTGCAGAGTAGCGTCAGTGTGCGGGCATCGGACAAATTTTCTTTGTCGATGTCGGCGGCGCGTCAGACTGCCAATTATCAGGAGTTGAGCGATACCCTGGGGAATTTGCAGGAGGATGATCCGAGCACGCGGACCAAGGCGAGCTATACCGCCTCGCTGGGTTTCAATGACGAGCGCTGGGGGGCGTATAACTTTGGCTATAGCACCAGTCAGAGCTTTGCAGGAAAGCGAAATTCACATTTGTTTGGCTCATGGGGTGTCTCTTTCAAGACCTGGTCGGCATCGCTCAGTTATGATCATTTGATTGGCAGTAATGATGGCCAGACGCCGCGTGATCAGTTGTATTTGAATGTGATCGTGCCGACCGATCTCGGGACGGTGAGCGCTTATGGCAATAATAATCGCGGTGGTGATGTGGCGGGGCTGCGCTTTAATGGCAAGGGCAGTGACCGTTTCGGCTATGGGGTGAGTGCCGAGCAGGATCTGCAGGGGCATACCACCAGATGGTCGGCCGACAGCTATCTGACCACGACCTATACCCATCTGGGGGCGCATTATTCGCAATCAGGCTCGGGCCAGGCGACGTCGTCCTGGGATATGTCGGGCGCGGCGGTGGCCAGTGCGGATGGCGTGACACTTTCACCCTATCAGGTGCGTGATACCTTTGGCATTGTGCAGGTAGGCGATGTCAGCGGCGTGAAGGTGGATACCCCTTCCGGTCCGGTGTGGACGGATTATCGCGGGCGGGCGGTGATTGCTGATATGCCGGCCTATAGTGAGTCGCGCATTGAGCTGGAGACCAAGACCCTGCCGCGCAATGTGGATATCAATAATGGTGTCGAGCGTCTGAAAGCCGGGCATGGTTCGGTCAATCAGGTGAAGTTTGATGTGGCGCGCACCCGGCGCATTCTGTTTCATATCACCATGCCGGATGGTTCGCCGGCGCAGAAGGGCGCGGCGGTGATGAATGCCAAGGGCGATTATGTCGCTACCGTGGCCAGCATGGGGATTGCCATGGTGAGTGATCCGCCGGCGGACGGGGGGCTGGCGATTGCGGTCAATGATGTGAAGCAGTGTTCGCTGAAGTATGAGTTACCGGCGGCCAGTACGGAAAAGTTCTATGAATCGATTGATGCCACTTGCGTGAAGTGA
- a CDS encoding DUF1120 domain-containing protein: protein MNVANKAVLCLLSLACASAWASSAPTTTTLNVVGAVIPNTCDISIADGGAYTFGDITPGMLDQTNATTLTAQSKTMTIQCGTGQNASVAVSVADNSTALLPAGSDATQFGLGNGSSSYGSYTLTLKTPKIDNVDQSFLTTTNGGTAWTNAGSTPVAMTRSTGANRVGFVSGTGTTLTAGNVFTAQLEVAPTILSLTDLGGITSDVTLSGSATVTLYFM, encoded by the coding sequence ATGAATGTAGCAAACAAAGCGGTGCTGTGCCTGCTGAGCCTGGCGTGTGCTTCGGCCTGGGCTAGTTCGGCGCCGACGACCACTACTCTGAACGTGGTTGGCGCGGTGATTCCGAATACTTGTGATATCAGCATTGCTGATGGCGGTGCCTATACCTTCGGTGACATTACCCCGGGGATGCTGGACCAGACCAATGCCACCACCCTGACCGCGCAGAGCAAGACCATGACGATTCAGTGTGGCACGGGGCAGAATGCCTCCGTGGCGGTGAGTGTGGCCGATAACTCGACTGCCCTGTTGCCGGCAGGGTCCGATGCGACGCAGTTCGGTCTGGGTAATGGTTCCTCCAGCTATGGCAGCTATACGCTGACACTGAAAACCCCGAAGATCGACAATGTGGACCAGTCGTTTCTGACGACGACCAATGGGGGTACTGCCTGGACAAATGCGGGTTCCACTCCGGTGGCTATGACGCGATCTACCGGCGCCAACCGTGTTGGTTTCGTCTCCGGGACCGGCACCACCCTGACTGCGGGCAATGTGTTTACTGCCCAGCTGGAAGTGGCGCCGACCATCCTGAGCCTGACGGATCTTGGCGGTATCACCTCGGATGTCACGTTGTCGGGCTCGGCCACGGTCACCCTGTACTTCATGTAA
- a CDS encoding DUF1120 domain-containing protein — protein sequence MNMNLSKRLVLLALGLSASGLVMAAASSPIAVDGVIRVGACTPTLQNGGTFNFGNIYLNNGTGNLAPSPITQSVDVTCPAPQKVMFKLVDNKAASRTDTSTYSWGLGKDSANNNIGYYEIKLIEANSKIDDPGVAAKYIYTTNAGTSWADDGSSDRIGNFTTTNEQFSMKKASTTSATQDASTKFHMQFRVEPHIPSSYAPTGDESLDGSATITLTYS from the coding sequence ATGAACATGAATTTGAGCAAAAGGTTAGTTCTGCTGGCGCTGGGACTCAGTGCCAGTGGTCTGGTGATGGCTGCCGCTTCTTCGCCGATCGCCGTGGATGGTGTTATCCGCGTCGGTGCGTGTACGCCGACCCTGCAAAACGGTGGCACCTTTAATTTTGGCAATATTTATCTCAATAACGGCACAGGCAATCTTGCGCCCTCTCCGATTACCCAGTCGGTAGATGTGACATGCCCGGCGCCGCAGAAAGTGATGTTTAAGCTCGTTGATAACAAGGCAGCTTCGCGTACCGATACCAGCACCTACTCCTGGGGGCTGGGGAAGGACTCGGCCAACAATAATATCGGTTACTACGAAATTAAACTGATTGAAGCGAACTCGAAAATTGATGATCCGGGTGTTGCTGCCAAGTATATCTATACCACCAATGCTGGTACCAGCTGGGCTGACGATGGTAGTTCGGATCGTATCGGTAACTTCACGACAACCAACGAGCAGTTCAGCATGAAAAAGGCGAGCACGACCTCGGCAACGCAGGATGCTTCGACCAAATTCCACATGCAGTTCCGTGTTGAGCCGCATATCCCTTCCAGCTATGCGCCGACCGGCGACGAGAGTCTGGACGGCAGTGCGACGATTACCCTGACTTATTCCTGA